The Deltaproteobacteria bacterium nucleotide sequence TGCCGTGAGCACCAGATTAGCCAGACCCTGTTCTATCGATGGAGGGATAAGTTTCTAGAGGGAGGGAAAAGAGCATTTAGCAACGGTGTATCTGGAGAGGATGCTTATAAGGCCGAAATAGAGAAGCTTCAAAAGATTATAGGGAAGCAGGCGATTCAGATAGAGATTTTAATGTCCCATACGGGGAATGGGAGAAAATCCCTCGCCTTTAGGCGAAGACTTTAGTAGGCTTGCGGCATGAGAAACTACCGCAAGACATCCCATTCCGTTTACGACTTAAAGTTTCATCTGGTCTGGATCACGAAATACCGCAAGCCGGTTCTCTTTGGAAACGTGGCAACACGTTTGCGGGACCTGATA carries:
- a CDS encoding transposase; translation: MKQRKWSGEEKLAIVLEGLKGKRAAADICREHQISQTLFYRWRDKFLEGGKRAFSNGVSGEDAYKAEIEKLQKIIGKQAIQIEILMSHTGNGRKSLAFRRRL
- a CDS encoding transposase; its protein translation is MRNYRKTSHSVYDLKFHLVWITKYRKPVLFGNVATRLRDLI